A window from Plectropomus leopardus isolate mb chromosome 3, YSFRI_Pleo_2.0, whole genome shotgun sequence encodes these proteins:
- the tmem44 gene encoding transmembrane protein 44, whose product MRGPTLALEGQTTGNTFLFGLVEFCVHSVTTCFSHDANKLCVPIGLCFLSALFLLLSCFLLVYQRCTLRRENPGEASTFLYSLLGNMCSTVGAILSSQLHIQVLMGAFAATMDAVSFVSCCCHVLLCWNSKAEKRFRMKRGRRRQHLLAVCVLMVVAGGFLKSRVAHHPPDRPLSERRLLHTTLQGNTEILGYILGLLSFVITCTSRFPTLCRACRGHMLTRAYMISGLLCSLSGALYAAAILLYDTQFEFLLRVLPWLLSAICCATLDLLILVIRWCKRGSRRQLTRFSPDSESLLGGSGILDGTEDNDVMKRQRKQQVKSSSAQTKIKNVQMMTEMGRYMDISVQPARKMCLKEVMSKEDMADLPLNKTMRVIRVNSFCSSDMSDDSSVVSSDLEWDFAEANASWRDPTAKQQEGDELPPQEWPTNPKPINICTCAIIRLPDKTLSSTKEAESLSSASLAK is encoded by the exons ATGCGGGGACCTACATTGGCCCTGGAGGGTCAAACTACAGGAAACACTTTTCTCTTCGGTTTGGTTGAATTTTGCGTCCATTCAGTCACCACCTGTTTCTCTCATGACGCAAACAAACTCTGCGTCCCCATCGGTCTCTGCTTTCTGTCTGCGCTGTTTTTACTGCTGTCATGCTTTCT GCTCGTGTATCAGAGGTGCACATTGCGGAGAGAAAATCCGGGAGAAGCCTCCACTTTCCTCTACAGCCTCCTCGGTAACATGTGCAGCACAGTTGGAGCCATTCTGTCTAGTCAGCTGCATATTCAG GTTTTGATGGGGGCTTTTGCTGCCACTATGGATGCTGTCAGTTTTGTGTCTTGCTGCTGCCATGTGCTCCTGTGCTGGAACTCAAAGGCAG AAAAGAGATTTAGGATGAAAAGGGGGCGGAGGAGACAGCACCTCCTTGCAGTGTGTGTACTCATGGTGGTTGCAGGGGGTTTTCTTAAGTCCAGGGTGGCTCACCACCCCCCAGACAGGCCTCTCAGTGAGCGGAGACTGCTGCACACCACCCTCCAA GGCAACACTGAAATCCTGGGTTACATACTCGGCCTGCTGTCGTTTGTCATCACCTGCACCTCCAGGTTCCCAACACTCTGCAGAGCA TGCAGAGGACATATGTTGACCCGGGCCTACATGATCTCTGGACTGCTGTGCTCGCTGTCTGGTGCCCTCTATGCTGCTGCCATACTCCTCTACGACACTCAGTTTGAGTTTCTTTTGAGAGTCTTGCCGTGGCTGCTGTCAGCGATATGCTGTGCCACCCTGGACCTTCTT ATTCTTGTCATCCGTTGGTGCAAGAGAGGAAGCAGACGACAGCTTACCAGATTTTCTCCAGACTCAGAGAGCCTTTTAGGTGGCTCAGGCATCCTGGATGGCACTGAGGATAATGATGTcatgaagagacagagaaaacagcagGTTAAATCAAGTTCAGCGcaaacaaaa ataaaaaatgtccagatgATGACAGAGATGGGCCGTTATATGGACATCAGTGTTCAACCTGCAAGGAAA ATGTGCCTTAAGGAGGTGATGTCCAAGGAGGACATGGCGGACCTGCCCCTCAACAAGACAATGCGAGTGATCCGAGTCAACAGTTTCTGCTCCTCAGATATGTCCGATGACTCTTCAGTGGTCAGCTCTGATCTAGAG TGGGATTTTGCAGAGGCAAATGCAAGTTGGAGAGAcccaacagcaaaacaacaggAGGGGGATGAGCTTCCACCTCAAGAGTGGCCAACAAACCCCAAACCCATTAACATCTGCACCTGTGCCATAATCAGACTT